A window of the Citrus sinensis cultivar Valencia sweet orange chromosome 9, DVS_A1.0, whole genome shotgun sequence genome harbors these coding sequences:
- the LOC102622146 gene encoding protein STRICTOSIDINE SYNTHASE-LIKE 10-like, with protein sequence MNRNKKIVASAAIVIAIVSVIISINQTNTTLRNLFCAPCIEGSKNNLEGSKIIQVTGALGPESIAFDPNGDGPYTGVADGRILKWQGDELGWTEFAVTTSQRKECVRPFAPDIEHICGRPLGIRFDKKTGDLYIADAYLGFQVVGPEGGLATQLVTEAAGQPLRFTNDLDIDEHKGVIYFTDSSTGFQRRQFMSSILSGDKTGRLLKYEKTTKEVTILLQGLAFANGVALSRDRTFILIAETSNCRILRFWLHGPNSGKQDVFAELPGFPDNVRINSNGEFWVALHAKKGLFGKLILLNSWLGKTLLKLPLSFRQLHSLLVGGKPHATAIKLSEKGEVLEVLEDCEGKTLSFISEVEEKDGQLWMGSVLMPFIGIYNRFRN encoded by the exons ATgaacagaaacaaaaagattGTAGCATCTGCGGCAATAGTAATAGCAATAGTCTCTGTAATTATATCAATCAACCAAACAAATACTACTCTGAGAAACCTCTTCTGTGCGCCGTGCATAGAAGGATCCAAGAATAATCTGGAAGGTAGCAAGATCATCCAAGTCACTGGTGCTCTGGGTCCTGAGAGCATTGCTTTCGATCCCAATGGAGATGGCCCCTACACTGGCGTCGCTGATGGTCGTATTCTTAAATGGCAAGGTGATGAACTTGGTTGGACTGAATTTGCTGTCACCACTTCTCAAAG GAAGGAGTGTGTTCGACCATTTGCGCCAGACATTGAGCATATCTGTGGGAGGCCGTTAGGAATCCGATTTGATAAGAAAACAGGAGATCTCTACATTGCTGATGCCTACCTTGGTTTTCAAGTTGTGGGGCCTGAAGGTGGTTTAGCCACTCAACTAGTCACAGAAGCTGCAGGTCAGCCATTGCGCTTTACCAATGATTTGGACATCGATGAACATAAAGGTGTGATCTACTTCACAGATTCAAGCACAGGTTTCCAGAGAAG GCAATTCATGTCATCAATCTTGAGTGGAGATAAGACAGGCAGGTTATTGAAGTATGAAAAAACAACCAAAGAAGTAACAATCTTACTACAAGGCCTTGCATTTGCAAATGGAGTAGCATTGAGCAGAGACCGCACCTTTATACTAATAGCTGAAACCTCGAACTGTCGGATTCTAAGATTTTGGCTTCATGGTCCTAACAGTGGAAAGCAGGATGTTTTTGCCGAGCTCCCTGGATTTCCGGACAATGTCCGAATTAATTCAAATGGGGAGTTTTGGGTTGCCTTGCATGCAAAGAAAGGACTTTTTGGAAAGTTGATTCTTCTGAATTCTTGGCTGGGGAAGACATTGTTGAAACTTCCACTAAGCTTTAGGCAACTGCATTCACTGTTGGTAGGAGGGAAGCCCCACGCAACTGCTATCAAGCTTAGTGAAAAGGGAGAAGTCTTGGAGGTTTTAGAAGATTGTGAAGGAAAAACTTTGAGTTTTATTAGTGAAGTGGAAGAGAAGGATGGCCAGTTATGGATGGGATCAGTGCTAATGCCTTTTATTGGCATATACAATAGGTTTCGAAATTGA